In a genomic window of Scheffersomyces stipitis CBS 6054 chromosome 4, complete sequence:
- the VSP33 gene encoding Vacuolar sorting protein VPS33/slp1 (Sec1 family) (vacuolar sorting protein essential for vacuolar morphogenesis and function~go_function protein transporter activity~go_process protein secretion): protein MSYTPSDDLGLALDEFNSKSLENLLQLLAKIYTSNNLLVLDQSLSPFLNSLTTFSKLKEQGKFSNIIWLNNELLSHDLDVFRKFAGLIILVQETEDNRSLIEQLLVSNLAVLDKIHGLKVNIIVKDLSRSYLYELNKSFGGNVVNFDSILSHDLKSKPVTSISPRIKVLNWETLPVYNDDIIVVDVGKYGGIDSYFDEPLKQVNQLVEALVQILFASHGSKNNVLKLRNIYGKGNHADFLVQLLQDVKIPEYLNTNLNQLEIEFYRTKLLSNTDLVVLERNLDFYSVLFNQLNYQGLIDDLFELKFNTITNPVGDSSAYSNLSNDVLYSDSLRHLNFASIGPELNKLAKEIQQQFKLKDTENDTLNSNLQDIRKIVQNLGTLTQQQDLIKKHTSISESILERINSEYETFLTFQNDIFEMDYKLQLSKLKYFFNINFNQYIILTTIVLVSITNNGIKERDFDWISQEVLDSYGISTSLALEKLVEYKMIRINVDYGNDFLSTITGGLASNQQTTPVPDENQSLANLGITGAQDTYRANFTLIDKFWNLHPLEEEEEKGEEPVQHPDSKDLLVDLYPNPSFTLPSNTVPLLTRLVEALYLRDFLKYKPVNNIKKRPNWDNLSTSTMFNGKTVDINIDDTSDVRTTKPSPLATHQEYIVVVVIGGITRSEISCLKYLQQRLVKNKKNKKIVVVSSGIVNNRKLLDFFLD, encoded by the coding sequence ATGTCATACACGCCTTCGGATGATCTTGGGCTCGCATTGGATGAATTCAATAGCAAATCGCTCGAGAATCTCCTCCAGCTTCTAGCCAAGATCTACacttccaacaacttgctAGTCCTAGACCAGAGTCTCTCACCATTTCTCAATAGTCTCACAACTTTCCTGAAGCTAAAGGAGCAAGGCAAGTTCAGCAACATCATCTGGCTTAACAACGAGCTTCTATCGCATGATCTCGACGTTTTCAGAAAGTTTGCCGGGTTAATCATCTtagttcaagaaacagaagacaATCGCAGTTTGATAGAGCAATTGCTCGTTTCTAACCTCGCTGTGTTAGACAAAATTCATGGTCTTAAAGTTAACATAATAGTTAAGGACTTATCCCGTTCTTATCTATacgagttgaacaaatcgTTTGGCGGAAACGTCGTCAACTTCGATCTGATTCTTAGTCACGATCTCAAATCGAAACCTGTAACAAGTATATCACCCCGTATCAAGGTGCTAAACTGGGAAACATTACCTGTCTATAATGACGACATCATTGTGGTCGATGTAGGTAAATACGGCGGTATAGATTCGTACTTCGACGAGCCGTTGAAACAGGTGAATCAACTTGTAGAAGCGCTagttcaaattcttttcgCCAGTCATGGAAGTAAGAATAATGTACTCAAATTGAGGAACATCTACGGAAAAGGCAACCATGCTGATTTCCTAGTCCAGCTACTTCAAGACGTTAAGATTCCTGAGTATCTCaataccaacttgaacCAACTAGAGATCGAGTTCTACCGTACAAAATTGCTCAGTAATACTGATTTGgtagttcttgaaagaaactTGGACTTCTATTCAGTTCTCTTTAACCAGTTAAACTACCAGGGTTTGATCGACGACTTGTttgagttgaagttcaacacCATAACAAATCCAGTAGGTGATTCTCTGGCTTACAGTAATCTATCCAATGATGTTCTTTATTCCGACTCGTTGAGACATTTGAACTTTGCATCAATAGGACCAGAATTGAATAAGCTAGCCAAAGAGATTCAGCAAcagttcaagttgaaagacACGGAGAACGATACGTTAAACTCAAACTTACAGGATATACGTAAAATAGTCCAGAACTTGGGAACTTTGACGCAACAGCAAGATCTCATTAAAAAACACACCTCGATCAGCGAGTCTATTCTCGAGAGAATCAACTCTGAGTACGAAACTTTTCTTACGTTCCAGAATGATATCTTTGAAATGGATTAcaaattgcaattgtcCAAACTAaagtacttcttcaatatcaacttTAACCAGTATATAATTCTCACCACTATCGTCTTGGTGTCGATTACTAACAATGGTATTAAAGAGCGAGACTTTGACTGGATCTCCCAGGAAGTGTTGGATAGCTATGGAATTTCTACTAGTTTGGctcttgaaaaattggtcGAATACAAAATGATAAGAATCAACGTCGATTATGGGAACGACTTCTTGAGCACAATCACAGGTGGTTTGGCCAGTAACCAACAGACAACACCTGTTCCGGACGAGAACCAAAGTCTTGCCAACTTGGGAATTACTGGTGCTCAGGATACATACAGAGCGAACTTTACCTTGATAGACAAGTTCTGGAATCTACATCctttggaagaggaagaagaaaaaggagAGGAGCCAGTACAGCATCCAGACTCCAAAGACCTTTTGGTGGATTTGTATCCGAATCCATCCTTTACTTTGCCTTCTAACACGGTTCCGTTGTTAACACGATTGGTAGAGGCTCTCTATCTTCGggacttcttgaagtataAACCAGTgaacaacatcaagaagcGTCCCAACTGGGACAACCTATCTACGAGCACTATGTTCAATGGCAAAACGGTGGATATCAACATTGACGATACTCTGGATGTGAGAACCACCAAGCCGTCACCGTTGGCTACACACCAAGAGTacattgttgttgtagtaATAGGTGGAATCACCAGAAGCGAAATCAGTTGTTTGAAGTATCTACAGCAAAGGcttgtcaagaacaaaaagaacaagaaaatcgTTGTAGTTTCCAGTGGAATCGTCAACAACAGGAAGCTTCTCGATTTCTTTTTAGACTAG